One Anas platyrhynchos isolate ZD024472 breed Pekin duck chromosome 2, IASCAAS_PekinDuck_T2T, whole genome shotgun sequence DNA segment encodes these proteins:
- the CDK5 gene encoding cyclin-dependent kinase 5 isoform X1 — MQKYEKLEKIGEGTYGTVFKAKNRETHEIVALKRVRLDDDDEGVPSSALREICLLKELKHKNIVRLHDVLHSDKKLTLVFEFCDQDLKKYFDSCNGDLDPEIVKSFMYQLLKGLAFCHSRNVLHRDLKPQNLLINRNGELKLADFGLARAFGIPVRCYSAEVVTLWYRPPDVLFGAKLYSTSIDMWSAGCIFAELANAGRPLFPGNDVDDQLKRIFRLLGTPTEEQWPAMAKLPDYKPYPMYPATTSLVNVVPKLNATGRDLLQNLLKCNPVQRISAEEALQHPYFTDFCPP; from the exons ATGCAGAAATACGAGAAACTGGAGAAAATCGGGGaag GTACCTACGGCACCGTGTTCAAGGCCAAGAACCGGGAGACGCACGAGATCGTGGCGCTGAAGCGGGTGCGGCTGGACGACGACGATGAG GGCGTGCCCAGCTCGGCACTGCGGGAGATCTGcctgctgaaggagctgaagcACAAGAACATCGTCAG GCTGCACGACGTCCTGCACAGCGACAAGAAGCTGACGCTGGTCTTCGAGTTCTGCGACCAG GACCTGAAGAAGTACTTCGACAGCTGCAACGGGGACCTGGACCCCGAGATCGTCAAG tcctTCATGTACCAGCTGCTGAAGGGCCTCGCCTTCTGCCACAGCCGCAACGTGCTGCACAGGGACCTCAAGCCCCAGAACCTGCTCATCAACAGG AACGGGGAGCTGAAGCTGGCAGATTTTGGCCTGGCGCGAGCCTTCGGCATCCCGGTGCGCTGCTACTCGGCCGAG GTCGTCACGCTGTGGTACCGGCCCCCCGACGTGCTGTTCGGCGCCAAGCTCTACTCCACCTCCATCGACATGTGGTCTGCCGGCTGCATCTTCGCAG AGCTGGCCAACGCGGGGCGGCCGCTCTTCCCAGGGAACGACGTGGACGACCAGCTGAAGAGGATTTTCCG GCTGCTGGGCACCCCCACGGAGGAGCAGTGGCCGGCCATGGCCAAGCTGCCCGACTACAAG ccctaccCCATGTAccccgccaccacctccctcgTCAACGTGGTGCCCAAGCTCAACGCCACCGGCCGGGACCTGCTGCAG AACCTGCTGAAGTGCAACCCGGTGCAGCGGATATCGGCGGAGgaggccctgcagcacccctaCTTCACGGACTTCTGCCCGCCCTAG
- the CDK5 gene encoding cyclin-dependent kinase 5 isoform X2, translated as MQKYEKLEKIGEGTYGTVFKAKNRETHEIVALKRVRLDDDDEGVPSSALREICLLKELKHKNIVRLHDVLHSDKKLTLVFEFCDQDLKKYFDSCNGDLDPEIVKSFMYQLLKGLAFCHSRNVLHRDLKPQNLLINRNGELKLADFGLARAFGIPVRCYSAEVVTLWYRPPDVLFGAKLYSTSIDMWSAGCIFAELANAGRPLFPGNDVDDQLKRIFRLLGTPTEEQWPAMAKLPDYKNLLKCNPVQRISAEEALQHPYFTDFCPP; from the exons ATGCAGAAATACGAGAAACTGGAGAAAATCGGGGaag GTACCTACGGCACCGTGTTCAAGGCCAAGAACCGGGAGACGCACGAGATCGTGGCGCTGAAGCGGGTGCGGCTGGACGACGACGATGAG GGCGTGCCCAGCTCGGCACTGCGGGAGATCTGcctgctgaaggagctgaagcACAAGAACATCGTCAG GCTGCACGACGTCCTGCACAGCGACAAGAAGCTGACGCTGGTCTTCGAGTTCTGCGACCAG GACCTGAAGAAGTACTTCGACAGCTGCAACGGGGACCTGGACCCCGAGATCGTCAAG tcctTCATGTACCAGCTGCTGAAGGGCCTCGCCTTCTGCCACAGCCGCAACGTGCTGCACAGGGACCTCAAGCCCCAGAACCTGCTCATCAACAGG AACGGGGAGCTGAAGCTGGCAGATTTTGGCCTGGCGCGAGCCTTCGGCATCCCGGTGCGCTGCTACTCGGCCGAG GTCGTCACGCTGTGGTACCGGCCCCCCGACGTGCTGTTCGGCGCCAAGCTCTACTCCACCTCCATCGACATGTGGTCTGCCGGCTGCATCTTCGCAG AGCTGGCCAACGCGGGGCGGCCGCTCTTCCCAGGGAACGACGTGGACGACCAGCTGAAGAGGATTTTCCG GCTGCTGGGCACCCCCACGGAGGAGCAGTGGCCGGCCATGGCCAAGCTGCCCGACTACAAG AACCTGCTGAAGTGCAACCCGGTGCAGCGGATATCGGCGGAGgaggccctgcagcacccctaCTTCACGGACTTCTGCCCGCCCTAG
- the ASIC3 gene encoding acid-sensing ion channel 3 isoform X2, translating to MRGGGEGGGGGGGPEPLSSLRAFASSSSLHGISHIFAYGAVSLRRVLWSVFFLGSLGLLLLVCAERVAYFLTYPHVTKLDEVAAHNLTFPAITICNLNEFRFSKITRNDMYHVGELLALLNDRYEISNPQLAEPDVLAALRDKANFKNFKAKPFSMAEFYNRTGHDLADMLLQCSFRGANCTARNFTVIFTRLGKCYTFNSGQPGTELLTTLQGGAGNGLELMLNIQQEEYLPVWGDTDETSYEAGVKVQIHSQQEPPFIDQLGFGVAPGFQTFVSCQQQRLVYLPPPWGDCKATPIESDFFTNYSITACRLDCETRYLAENCNCRMVHMPGNANVCTPEQYKECADPALDFLVKKDSEYCACRTPCDMVRYGKELSMVKIPSKASARYLAKKFNKTEQYIADNVLVLDIFFEALNYEMIEQKKAYEVAGLLGDIGGQMGLFIGASLLTILEIFDYLYEVFRDKLLGFYKDKKRMRRSSSSTLEHPAVPGSPAAALPPGPRVPATPCAATRTVSPSPRTCYLVTRL from the exons atgaggggcggcggggagggcggcggcgggggggggggccccgaGCCCCTCTCCAGCCTGCGGGCGTTCGCCAGCAGCTCGTCGCTGCACGGCATCAGCCACATCTTCGCCTACGGGGCCGTGTCGCTGCGCCGCGTGCTCTGGAGCGTGTTCTTCCTGGGCtcgctggggctgctgctgctggtgtgcGCCGAGCGCGTCGCCTACTTCCTCACCTACCCGCACGTCACCAAGCTGGACGAGGTGGCCGCGCACAACCTCACCTTCCCGGCCATCACCATCTGCAACCTCAACGAGTTTCGCTTCTCCAAGATCACCCGCAACGACATGTACCACGTCGGCGAGCTGCTGGCGCTGCTCAACGACCGCTACGAGATCAGCAACCCGCAGCTGGCCGAGCCCGACGTGCTGGCGGCGCTGCGCGACAAGGCCAACTTCAAGAACTTCAAGGCCAAGCCCTTCAGCATGGCCGAGTTCTACAACCGCACGGGCCACGACCTGGCCGAcatgctgctgcagtgctcctTCCGCGGCGCCAACTGCACCGCCCGCAACTTCACCGTG atCTTCACCCGCCTGGGCAAGTGCTACACCTTCAACTCGGGGCAGCCGGGCACCGAGCTGCTGACCACGCTGCAGGGCGGCGCGGGCAACGGCCTGGAGCTGATGCTCAACATCCAGCAGGAGGAATACCTGCCCGTCTGGGGGGACACCG ACGAGACGTCCTACGAGGCGGGGGTGAAGGTGCAGAtccacagccagcaggagccCCCCTTCATCGACCAGCTGGGCTTCGGGGTGGCGCCCGGCTTCCAGACCTTCgtgtcctgccagcagcagcgg CTGGTGTACCTGCCCCCGCCCTGGGGGGACTGCAAGGCCACCCCCATCGAGTCCGACTTCTTCACCAACTACAGCATCACCGCCTGCCGCCTCGACTGCGAGACGCGCTACCTGGCCGAGAACTGCAACTGCCGCATGGTGCACATGCCGG GCAACGCCAACGTCTGCACACCGGAGCAGTACAAGGAGTGCGCTGACCCCGCACTGG ACTTCCTGGTGAAGAAGGACAGCGAGTACTGCGCCTGCCGCACGCCCTGCGACATGGTGCGCTACGGCAAAGAGCTCTCCATGGtgaagatccccagcaaggcctcAGCGCGCTACCTGGCCaagaagttcaacaagaccGAGCAGTACATCGC GGACAACGTGCTGGTGCTGGACATCTTCTTCGAGGCGCTGAACTACGAGATGATAGAGCAGAAGAAGGCGTACGAGGTGGCGGGGCTGCTGG GTGACATCGGGGGACAGATGGGGCTGTTCATCGGCGCCAGCCTGCTGACCATCCTGGAGATCTTTGACTACCTGTACGAG GTGTTTCGGGACAAGCTCCTCGGCTTCTACAAGGACAAGAAGCGGATGCggcggagcagcagcagcaccctg GAGCATCCAGCCGTGCCgggcagccccgccgccgcgcTCCCGCCCGGGCCCAG AGTGCCTGCCACCCCCTGCGCAGCCACGCGGACGGTGTCGCCTTCGCCCCGAACGTGCTACCTCGTCACCCGGCTCTAG
- the ASIC3 gene encoding acid-sensing ion channel 3 isoform X3 — protein sequence MRGGGEGGGGGGGPEPLSSLRAFASSSSLHGISHIFAYGAVSLRRVLWSVFFLGSLGLLLLVCAERVAYFLTYPHVTKLDEVAAHNLTFPAITICNLNEFRFSKITRNDMYHVGELLALLNDRYEISNPQLAEPDVLAALRDKANFKNFKAKPFSMAEFYNRTGHDLADMLLQCSFRGANCTARNFTVQELRPGRLLPARRAPHPRHAAELPLPWPGLRPRELHRHLHPPGQVLHLQLGAAGHRAADHAAGRRGQRPGADAQHPAGGIPARLGGHRRDVLRGGGEGADPQPAGAPLHRPAGLRGGARLPDLRVLPAAAARARQLVYLPPPWGDCKATPIESDFFTNYSITACRLDCETRYLAENCNCRMVHMPGNANVCTPEQYKECADPALDFLVKKDSEYCACRTPCDMVRYGKELSMVKIPSKASARYLAKKFNKTEQYIADNVLVLDIFFEALNYEMIEQKKAYEVAGLLGDIGGQMGLFIGASLLTILEIFDYLYEVFRDKLLGFYKDKKRMRRSSSSTLEHPAVPGSPAAALPPGPRVPATPCAATRTVSPSPRTCYLVTRL from the exons atgaggggcggcggggagggcggcggcgggggggggggccccgaGCCCCTCTCCAGCCTGCGGGCGTTCGCCAGCAGCTCGTCGCTGCACGGCATCAGCCACATCTTCGCCTACGGGGCCGTGTCGCTGCGCCGCGTGCTCTGGAGCGTGTTCTTCCTGGGCtcgctggggctgctgctgctggtgtgcGCCGAGCGCGTCGCCTACTTCCTCACCTACCCGCACGTCACCAAGCTGGACGAGGTGGCCGCGCACAACCTCACCTTCCCGGCCATCACCATCTGCAACCTCAACGAGTTTCGCTTCTCCAAGATCACCCGCAACGACATGTACCACGTCGGCGAGCTGCTGGCGCTGCTCAACGACCGCTACGAGATCAGCAACCCGCAGCTGGCCGAGCCCGACGTGCTGGCGGCGCTGCGCGACAAGGCCAACTTCAAGAACTTCAAGGCCAAGCCCTTCAGCATGGCCGAGTTCTACAACCGCACGGGCCACGACCTGGCCGAcatgctgctgcagtgctcctTCCGCGGCGCCAACTGCACCGCCCGCAACTTCACCGTG CAAGAGCTACGACCTGGCCGCCTTCTACCAGCGCGCCGGGCACCCCATCCGCGACATGCTGCTGAGCTGCCGCTTCCGTGGCCGGGACTGCGGCCCCGAGAACTTCACCGCC atCTTCACCCGCCTGGGCAAGTGCTACACCTTCAACTCGGGGCAGCCGGGCACCGAGCTGCTGACCACGCTGCAGGGCGGCGCGGGCAACGGCCTGGAGCTGATGCTCAACATCCAGCAGGAGGAATACCTGCCCGTCTGGGGGGACACCG ACGAGACGTCCTACGAGGCGGGGGTGAAGGTGCAGAtccacagccagcaggagccCCCCTTCATCGACCAGCTGGGCTTCGGGGTGGCGCCCGGCTTCCAGACCTTCgtgtcctgccagcagcagcgg CACGGGCCCGGCAGCTGGTGTACCTGCCCCCGCCCTGGGGGGACTGCAAGGCCACCCCCATCGAGTCCGACTTCTTCACCAACTACAGCATCACCGCCTGCCGCCTCGACTGCGAGACGCGCTACCTGGCCGAGAACTGCAACTGCCGCATGGTGCACATGCCGG GCAACGCCAACGTCTGCACACCGGAGCAGTACAAGGAGTGCGCTGACCCCGCACTGG ACTTCCTGGTGAAGAAGGACAGCGAGTACTGCGCCTGCCGCACGCCCTGCGACATGGTGCGCTACGGCAAAGAGCTCTCCATGGtgaagatccccagcaaggcctcAGCGCGCTACCTGGCCaagaagttcaacaagaccGAGCAGTACATCGC GGACAACGTGCTGGTGCTGGACATCTTCTTCGAGGCGCTGAACTACGAGATGATAGAGCAGAAGAAGGCGTACGAGGTGGCGGGGCTGCTGG GTGACATCGGGGGACAGATGGGGCTGTTCATCGGCGCCAGCCTGCTGACCATCCTGGAGATCTTTGACTACCTGTACGAG GTGTTTCGGGACAAGCTCCTCGGCTTCTACAAGGACAAGAAGCGGATGCggcggagcagcagcagcaccctg GAGCATCCAGCCGTGCCgggcagccccgccgccgcgcTCCCGCCCGGGCCCAG AGTGCCTGCCACCCCCTGCGCAGCCACGCGGACGGTGTCGCCTTCGCCCCGAACGTGCTACCTCGTCACCCGGCTCTAG
- the ASIC3 gene encoding acid-sensing ion channel 3 isoform X1, giving the protein MRGGGEGGGGGGGPEPLSSLRAFASSSSLHGISHIFAYGAVSLRRVLWSVFFLGSLGLLLLVCAERVAYFLTYPHVTKLDEVAAHNLTFPAITICNLNEFRFSKITRNDMYHVGELLALLNDRYEISNPQLAEPDVLAALRDKANFKNFKAKPFSMAEFYNRTGHDLADMLLQCSFRGANCTARNFTVQELRPGRLLPARRAPHPRHAAELPLPWPGLRPRELHRHLHPPGQVLHLQLGAAGHRAADHAAGRRGQRPGADAQHPAGGIPARLGGHRRDVLRGGGEGADPQPAGAPLHRPAGLRGGARLPDLRVLPAAAARARQLVYLPPPWGDCKATPIESDFFTNYSITACRLDCETRYLAENCNCRMVHMPGNANVCTPEQYKECADPALDFLVKKDSEYCACRTPCDMVRYGKELSMVKIPSKASARYLAKKFNKTEQYIADNVLVLDIFFEALNYEMIEQKKAYEVAGLLGDIGGQMGLFIGASLLTILEIFDYLYEVFRDKLLGFYKDKKRMRRSSSSTLSACHPLRSHADGVAFAPNVLPRHPALGALEEFAC; this is encoded by the exons atgaggggcggcggggagggcggcggcgggggggggggccccgaGCCCCTCTCCAGCCTGCGGGCGTTCGCCAGCAGCTCGTCGCTGCACGGCATCAGCCACATCTTCGCCTACGGGGCCGTGTCGCTGCGCCGCGTGCTCTGGAGCGTGTTCTTCCTGGGCtcgctggggctgctgctgctggtgtgcGCCGAGCGCGTCGCCTACTTCCTCACCTACCCGCACGTCACCAAGCTGGACGAGGTGGCCGCGCACAACCTCACCTTCCCGGCCATCACCATCTGCAACCTCAACGAGTTTCGCTTCTCCAAGATCACCCGCAACGACATGTACCACGTCGGCGAGCTGCTGGCGCTGCTCAACGACCGCTACGAGATCAGCAACCCGCAGCTGGCCGAGCCCGACGTGCTGGCGGCGCTGCGCGACAAGGCCAACTTCAAGAACTTCAAGGCCAAGCCCTTCAGCATGGCCGAGTTCTACAACCGCACGGGCCACGACCTGGCCGAcatgctgctgcagtgctcctTCCGCGGCGCCAACTGCACCGCCCGCAACTTCACCGTG CAAGAGCTACGACCTGGCCGCCTTCTACCAGCGCGCCGGGCACCCCATCCGCGACATGCTGCTGAGCTGCCGCTTCCGTGGCCGGGACTGCGGCCCCGAGAACTTCACCGCC atCTTCACCCGCCTGGGCAAGTGCTACACCTTCAACTCGGGGCAGCCGGGCACCGAGCTGCTGACCACGCTGCAGGGCGGCGCGGGCAACGGCCTGGAGCTGATGCTCAACATCCAGCAGGAGGAATACCTGCCCGTCTGGGGGGACACCG ACGAGACGTCCTACGAGGCGGGGGTGAAGGTGCAGAtccacagccagcaggagccCCCCTTCATCGACCAGCTGGGCTTCGGGGTGGCGCCCGGCTTCCAGACCTTCgtgtcctgccagcagcagcgg CACGGGCCCGGCAGCTGGTGTACCTGCCCCCGCCCTGGGGGGACTGCAAGGCCACCCCCATCGAGTCCGACTTCTTCACCAACTACAGCATCACCGCCTGCCGCCTCGACTGCGAGACGCGCTACCTGGCCGAGAACTGCAACTGCCGCATGGTGCACATGCCGG GCAACGCCAACGTCTGCACACCGGAGCAGTACAAGGAGTGCGCTGACCCCGCACTGG ACTTCCTGGTGAAGAAGGACAGCGAGTACTGCGCCTGCCGCACGCCCTGCGACATGGTGCGCTACGGCAAAGAGCTCTCCATGGtgaagatccccagcaaggcctcAGCGCGCTACCTGGCCaagaagttcaacaagaccGAGCAGTACATCGC GGACAACGTGCTGGTGCTGGACATCTTCTTCGAGGCGCTGAACTACGAGATGATAGAGCAGAAGAAGGCGTACGAGGTGGCGGGGCTGCTGG GTGACATCGGGGGACAGATGGGGCTGTTCATCGGCGCCAGCCTGCTGACCATCCTGGAGATCTTTGACTACCTGTACGAG GTGTTTCGGGACAAGCTCCTCGGCTTCTACAAGGACAAGAAGCGGATGCggcggagcagcagcagcaccctg AGTGCCTGCCACCCCCTGCGCAGCCACGCGGACGGTGTCGCCTTCGCCCCGAACGTGCTACCTCGTCACCCGGCTCTAGGCGCCCTGGAGGAGTTCGCCTGCTGA